In a genomic window of Mercenaria mercenaria strain notata chromosome 19, MADL_Memer_1, whole genome shotgun sequence:
- the LOC123542430 gene encoding E3 ubiquitin-protein ligase TRIM33-like isoform X2 gives MATGAHHVDTSDEIFDFTCSPCSEQNKNREAVRYCVECQDYYCQSCTDMHKMFPAMRGHKLLHTADYSSSSHHPGLPPVPTERCNNHKTKLIDMYCWGHDEVCCTSCVAENHRSCDSVTSITDVIKKSAASKETDTLIQELNTLINVCSEIKTAKETDLSEINLAKERAIGEIEKHRKEIDTLLDELENASKTKIENEYKKLLDESSNVKQKITEYESRLQKRVSALQSPTRHVTFDRCSENVYVTDNRNELVSFNKEGKYISSITDGLLDTAVGVCSDGRGSVFVGGYGSKKVIHVGADGQILGEVVGKSHRLGSICSVCFDEHHKRLVVTISNSDKIHIFDLK, from the exons ATGGCTACTGGCGCACATCACGTCGACACATCGGATGAGATATTTGATTTCACATGTTCACCTTGCTCGGAACAGAACAAAAATAGGGAAGCTGTAAGATATTGCGTGGAATGTCAGGATTATTACTGTCAATCATGTACGGACATGCACAAGATGTTTCCCGCAATGAGAGGACATAAGCTTCTCCATACAGCCGACTATAGCTCGTCAAGTCATCACCCAGGTCTTCCCCCGGTGCCGACGGAAAGATGTAACAACCATAAGACAAAGTTAATAGACATGTATTGTTGGGGTCATGATGAAGTCTGTTGTACATCGTGTGTAGCTGAAAATCACAG GTCATGTGATTCAGTAACAAGTATAACAGATGTCATTAAGAAGAGCGCAGCGAGCAAAGAAACAGATACACTAATCCAAGAACTTAACACACTGATTAATGTCTGCTCAGAAATCAAAACGGCCAAAGAAACAGATTTGTCAGAAATAAATCTAGCAAAGGAAAGGGCCATTGGTGAAATTGAAAAGCACAGAAAGGAGATAGATACTCTTCTTGATGAGCTTGAAAATGCTTCAAAAacgaaaattgaaaatgaatacaaGAAGCTTTTGGATGAATCTTCAAATGTGAAGCAGAAAATAACAGAGTATGAAAGCAGACTGCAGAAACGTGTTTCCGCTCTGCAATCGCCG ACCAGACATGTTACTTTCGATAGATGTAGCGAAAACGTGTACGTTACTGACAACAGAAACGAGCTTGTTTCTTTCAATAAGGAAGGTAAATATATCTCCAGTATAACTGATGGATTACTTGATACAGCAGTAGGTGTATGTTCCGACGGAAGAGGAAGTGTCTTTGTTGGTGGGTATGGCTCCAAAAAAGTGATTCATGTTGGAGCCGATGGTCAGATACTTGGTGAGGTTGTAGGAAAGTCGCACAGGTTGGGTTCTATTTGCTCAGTATGTTTTGATGAACATCATAAACGACTAGTCGTTACCATCAGCAACAGCGACAAGATTCACATATTTGATCTAAAGTAA
- the LOC123542430 gene encoding uncharacterized protein LOC123542430 isoform X1, with amino-acid sequence MATGAHHVDTSDEIFDFTCSPCSEQNKNREAVRYCVECQDYYCQSCTDMHKMFPAMRGHKLLHTADYSSSSHHPGLPPVPTERCNNHKTKLIDMYCWGHDEVCCTSCVAENHRSCDSVTSITDVIKKSAASKETDTLIQELNTLINVCSEIKTAKETDLSEINLAKERAIGEIEKHRKEIDTLLDELENASKTKIENEYKKLLDESSNVKQKITEYESRLQKRVSALQSPVSNKAQRFVSEKLGHKDLVEISEVACTFSRENKTLFEFYGDLKLVKVFSEMESLGEVKRHVKCHGAPVKTCYEIKKTYEQNVNIPSDKGTCDIWSCCFDDKRNLLLTDWTNNAIKRVNLQTESVTDICSMPDRPRAVCCVNKEEAAVSLTNRSIQFISIRDQMKITRQVKLVHPCWGIAYNEGNMYITDGYKNLYIYNLSGKLIKVVNHDNKGNDIFFQTRHVTFDRCSENVYVTDNRNELVSFNKEGKYISSITDGLLDTAVGVCSDGRGSVFVGGYGSKKVIHVGADGQILGEVVGKSHRLGSICSVCFDEHHKRLVVTISNSDKIHIFDLK; translated from the exons ATGGCTACTGGCGCACATCACGTCGACACATCGGATGAGATATTTGATTTCACATGTTCACCTTGCTCGGAACAGAACAAAAATAGGGAAGCTGTAAGATATTGCGTGGAATGTCAGGATTATTACTGTCAATCATGTACGGACATGCACAAGATGTTTCCCGCAATGAGAGGACATAAGCTTCTCCATACAGCCGACTATAGCTCGTCAAGTCATCACCCAGGTCTTCCCCCGGTGCCGACGGAAAGATGTAACAACCATAAGACAAAGTTAATAGACATGTATTGTTGGGGTCATGATGAAGTCTGTTGTACATCGTGTGTAGCTGAAAATCACAG GTCATGTGATTCAGTAACAAGTATAACAGATGTCATTAAGAAGAGCGCAGCGAGCAAAGAAACAGATACACTAATCCAAGAACTTAACACACTGATTAATGTCTGCTCAGAAATCAAAACGGCCAAAGAAACAGATTTGTCAGAAATAAATCTAGCAAAGGAAAGGGCCATTGGTGAAATTGAAAAGCACAGAAAGGAGATAGATACTCTTCTTGATGAGCTTGAAAATGCTTCAAAAacgaaaattgaaaatgaatacaaGAAGCTTTTGGATGAATCTTCAAATGTGAAGCAGAAAATAACAGAGTATGAAAGCAGACTGCAGAAACGTGTTTCCGCTCTGCAATCGCCGGTAAGTAACAAAGCACAAAGATTTGTTTCTGAGAAACTCGGACACAAAGATCTCGTTGAAATATCTGAAGTTGCATGCACGTTTTcaagagaaaataaaacattatttgagTTTTATGGTGACCTAAAACTTGTTAAAGTGTTTTCGGAGATGGAGTCATTGGGAGAGGTCAAACGACATGTTAAATGCCACGGTGCACCAGTCAAaacatgttatgaaataaaaaagacatatgaacaaaatgtaaatattccgAGTGACAAAGGTACATGTGACATTTGGTCCTGTTGTTTTGATGATAAGAGAAACTTGCTTCTGACTGATTGGACTAACAATGCCATAAAACGAGTGAACTTACAAACAGAATCGGTCACTGACATCTGTAGTATGCCTGACCGTCCAAGAGCAGTATGTTGTGTTAACAAGGAAGAAGCTGCTGTTAGTCTGACTAACAGAAGTATCCAGTTTATCTCCATTCGTGATCAGATGAAGATTACAAGACAAGTTAAACTTGTCCACCCATGCTGGGGCATTGCCTATAATGAGGGAAATATGTATATCACTGATGGATACAAAAATCTGTATATTTATAACTTATCTGGAAAACTCATCAAGGTTGTTAACCATGATAATAAAGGGAATGATATATTTTTCCAGACCAGACATGTTACTTTCGATAGATGTAGCGAAAACGTGTACGTTACTGACAACAGAAACGAGCTTGTTTCTTTCAATAAGGAAGGTAAATATATCTCCAGTATAACTGATGGATTACTTGATACAGCAGTAGGTGTATGTTCCGACGGAAGAGGAAGTGTCTTTGTTGGTGGGTATGGCTCCAAAAAAGTGATTCATGTTGGAGCCGATGGTCAGATACTTGGTGAGGTTGTAGGAAAGTCGCACAGGTTGGGTTCTATTTGCTCAGTATGTTTTGATGAACATCATAAACGACTAGTCGTTACCATCAGCAACAGCGACAAGATTCACATATTTGATCTAAAGTAA